One genomic segment of Procambarus clarkii isolate CNS0578487 chromosome 34, FALCON_Pclarkii_2.0, whole genome shotgun sequence includes these proteins:
- the LOC138370958 gene encoding uncharacterized protein — protein MNYFFAVTEKMEYIMKELSKLTFLSGDILNIVKMTETHMSKTHGDIPILEDILPSPLETVEQVESLSHELKVNSEYKKSMVQTLSQMGGASCGDTVRRMMRRIGTYGVWSQYSLVGRKRKRVFKTLDICNVIIKACINTHTNATERDVETSIADMLKNAPNKHGGNRYKGGEARIHVHHIAESDMTNNENSGEPGAWHTAESSLMSI, from the exons atgaattatttttttgcagtaacagaaaaaatggaatacataatgaaggaattatcaaaattgacatttttatcaggggatatcctgaatattgtcaaaatgacggaaacccatatgtcaaaaacacatggagatataccaatcctggaagacattcttccatccccacttgaaactgttgagcaggtggaaagtctgtcacatgagctaaaagttaacagtgaatataaaaagagtatg gtccagacgctgtctcaaatgggcggtgcaagctgtggagacacagtgagacgaatgatgaggaggatagggacctatggggtctggtctcagtattcactcgttgggcgcaagaggaaacgtgtcttcaaaaccttggatatttgtaatgtaataataa aagcctgtatcaacacccacactaatgcaactgaaagagatgttgagacaagtattgctgatatgttgaagaacgccccaaacaaacacggtggaaacagatacaag ggtggtgaagcaagaatacatgtgcatcacatagcagagtcggatatgacgaataatgaaaatagcggagagcctggtgcatggcataccgctgaatcttctctaatgtctatatag